Proteins from a genomic interval of Lolium perenne isolate Kyuss_39 chromosome 1, Kyuss_2.0, whole genome shotgun sequence:
- the LOC139835806 gene encoding putative 12-oxophytodienoate reductase 5, producing the protein MPPSLVREQGPVYISDGTWDGSLELIRRKLYDPHEESIGAQVPLSSTDRGIGPQTSFDGHIEHFSPPRRLKVEEIPAIVDDFRKAARNAIDAGFDGVEIHGANGYLIEQFLKDSSNDRTDEYGGSLENRCRFALEVVDAVVKEVGGDRVGIRLSPFTDFMECHDSDPHALALHMATELNDHGVLYLHMIEPRMAIVDGRRVVPKRLLPYREAFKGTFIANGGYDREEGGKVVTEGYTDLVAFGRLFLANPDLPKRFEVGAELNKYDRMTFYTSDPVVGYTDYPFLG; encoded by the exons ATGCCCCCCTCCCTAGTAAGAGAGCAGGGACCTGTGTACATTTCTGATGGAACCTGGGATGGCTCTTTGGAACTTATAAGAAGAAAATTATATGATCCCCA TGAGGAGAGCATTGGTGCCCAAGTCCCGCTGTCGAGCACGGACAGGGGGATCGGGCCGCAGACGAGCTTCGACGGACACATCGAGCACTTCTCGCCGCCGAGGAGGCTCAAGGTGGAGGAGATTCCCGCTATCGTCGATGATTTCAGGAAGGCCGCCAGGAACGCCATCGACGCCG GTTTCGACGGCGTGGAGATCCACGGCGCGAACGGGTACCTCATCGAGCAGTTCCTCAAGGACAGCTCCAACGACCGCACTGACGAGTACGGGGGCAGCCTCGAGAACCGGTGCCGGTTCGCGCTTGAGGTAGTGGACGCCGTCGTGAAGGAGGTTGGTGGGGACCGCGTGGGCATCCGCCTCTCCCCATTCACAGACTTCATGGAGTGCCACGACTCCGACCCTCACGCCCTCGCGCTGCACATGGCCACCGAGCTCAACGACCACGGCGTCCTCTACCTGCACATGATCGAGCCGAGGATGGCCATCGTGGATGGTCGGCGCGTTGTCCCGAAGCGGCTGTTGCCGTACCGGGAGGCGTTCAAGGGGACCTTCATCGCCAACGGCGGGTACGACCGCGAGGAAGGGGGCAAGGTTGTGACCGAGGGGTACACCGACCTGGTGGCCTTTGGGCGGCTGTTCCTCGCCAACCCGGACCTGCCCAAGAGGTTCGAGGTCGGCGCGGAGCTGAACAAGTACGACCGGATGACCTTCTACACCTCCGACCCCGTCGTCGGCTACACCGACTACCCCTTCCTCGGATGA
- the LOC139829763 gene encoding putative 12-oxophytodienoate reductase 5: protein MEAKGGGCNWLAACSRRRLMSFEPPRTPFASLMMAARTYYGNVPQPHAALYYAQRSTPGGLLITEATGVSDTAQGYSDTPGIWTPEHVEAWKPIVDAVHAKGAVIFCQIWHVGRVSTFEFQPGGAAPLSSTDRGVGPQTSFDGHIEHFSPPRRLKVEELPAIVDDFRKAARNAIDAGFDGVEIHGANGYLIEQFLKDSSNDRTDEYGGSLENRCRFALEIVDAVVKEVGGDRVGIRLSPFTDFMDCHDSDPHALALHMSTELNDHGVLYLHMIEPRMALVDGRRVVPKRLLPYREAFKGTFIANGGYDREEGGKVVAEGYTDLVAFGRLFLANPDLPKRFKVGAELNKYDRMTFYTSDPVVGYTDYPFLG from the exons ATGGAAGCGAAGGGAGGAGGGTGCAATTGGCTGGCGGCATGCAGTAGGCGGCGACTCATGTCATTCGAGCCGCCACGCACGCCTTTTGCTTCTCTGATGATGGCCGCGCGCACGTACTACGGCAACGTCCCGCAGCCGCACGCCGCGCTCTACTACGCCCAGCGCTCCACCCCCGGCGGCCTGCTCATCACCGAGGCCACGGGCGTCTCCGACACGGCGCAGGGGTACAGCGACACGCCGGGCATCTGGACGCCGGAGCACGTCGAGGCGTGGAAGCCCATCGTGGACGCCGTGCACGCCAAGGGCGCGGTGATCTTCTGCCAGATCTGGCACGTCGGGAGGGTGTCCACCTTCGAGTTCCAGCCCGGCGGCGCCGCGCCGCTGTCGAGCACGGACAGGGGTGTCGGGCCGCAGACGAGCTTCGATGGGCACATCGAGCACTTCTCGCCGCCGAGGAGGCTCAAGGTGGAGGAGCTTCCCGCTATCGTCGATGATTTCAGGAAGGCAGCCAGGAACGCCATCGACGCCG GCTTCGACGGTGTGGAGATCCATGGCGCGAATGGGTACCTCATCGAGCAGTTCCTCAAGGACAGCTCCAACGACCGCACTGACGAGTACGGCGGCAGCCTCGAGAACCGGTGCCGGTTCGCGCTTGAGATAGTGGACGCCGTCGTGAAGGAGGTTGGTGGGGACCGCGTCGGCATCCGCCTCTCCCCATTCACCGACTTCATGGACTGCCACGACTCCGACCCTCACGCCCTCGCGCTGCACATGTCCACCGAGCTCAACGACCACGGCGTCCTCTACCTGCACATGATCGAGCCGAGGATGGCCCTCGTGGACGGCCGGCGGGTGGTGCCGAAGCGGCTGCTGCCGTACCGGGAGGCGTTCAAGGGGACCTTCATCGCCAACGGCGGGTACGACCGCGAGGAAGGGGGCAAGGTGGTGGCCGAGGGGTACACCGACCTGGTGGCCTTCGGGCGGCTGTTCCTCGCCAACCCGGACCTGCCCAAGAGGTTCAAGGTCGGCGCGGAGCTGAACAAGTATGATAGGATGACCTTCTACACCTCCGACCCCGTCGTCGGCTACACCGACTACCCCTTCCTCGGATGA